The nucleotide sequence CGGTCGTTCACTATGCGCGCCGCGTAGGCAACGCCTGCGGCACGGGTTGCGCGTCGCCGCAGTGGTCGGGTTGCGGCGCGGCGCTGAGTGCGGGCGTCGGCGACGACCTCTCGCTGAACCTCGAGTTTGCTCCTGATGGTCGACCGGCGATGGCCGTCTGGCATCGCAGCGCTAGCGGCTGCAACAACGCAGGCAGCTACAGCGTGCGCTACCTCAAGCAATCTACGGGCGGCGGCTGGAGCGTAGCCCAGGTCGAGTCAACCTCCCCCGCCTGCAACGAGATGATCCCCGCGGGCGTAGACCTTTCGTTCTCGCCGACCACGGGCAACGCCGAGTTCGCCTTCCAGCGCACGACGGGCAACGCCAACAACTTCGACCCAGCCTACTCACGGGGCGTTCTCCGCATCGCCACGCAGTCGGGCGGGGGTTGGAGCACGGCCAGCGTGCCCCTCGGCACCGACAATGCGACCTTCGGTGGCACCCGCTCCCACGTCTCCATCGACCACAAGGGGAACGGCGATCTCGGTGTGGCTCTGAGCGCCGTCTTCGGCACGAACGCCAACGACTCGGGCGTCGGTTTCATCGAGCGCAAGAGCGGGGTGTGGGACTCCGCAATGCAACTGGTGCGCTTCTCGCAGGCAGCGAGCAACGTCGTGGGCGTTTGGATGCGCTACGGCAGCACTGGGACTCCCCTCGTCGCGTTCACTGCGGACGCCGCGCTTCAGCTCGCGCGCCGACCGGATGGACTGCACTGGCTTTCGCGCTACGTGGATGCCCAGCGCGAAAACGGAGTCTGGCCCACTCTCGCACTGACGCCTTCCGACGGCATCGTGATCGCGCAGCAGCAGGTTCAACCCGACAAGCGTATCAAGCTCCAAGCCACGGTCGACCCCGGTGGCATCGACCCGACCTACGTGGATCCCACGGCGTGCGATCTCTGCCCGGCGGATCCAAACAAGGTCGTCCCCGGCCAGTGCGGTTGCGGCTACGCAGAGAATCCGCAGATCAGCGTGAGCGACGTTTCTGCCAGCGAGACCGTCGGGGTCATCGAGTTCACGATCACCCTGTCGAGTGCCTGCGGCAACGCACTGACCGTGAGCTACGCGACGGCAAACGGCACGGCCACCGCCGGCTCCGACTACACCGCCAAAAGCGGTCAGGTCCAGTTCACCCCCGGGTCCACAGAAGTGAAGGTGCAGGTGACGGTCAATGATGACTCCACCTACGAGCCCAGCGAAACGTTGCTGCTCGACGCCTCGAGCCCCAGCATCGGATCCATCGCCGACGGATCGGGCGTGGGCACCATCCTGAACGACGACCCCGAGTGCACGACCGGCGCCGACTGCAACGACAACGACGTCTGCACCACCGACACGTGCGTCAACACCACTTGCCAAAACGTGCCGATCAGCAACTGCGGCGACGCAGGGAGTGACGCGGGAAGTGATGCAGGCAGCGACGCCAGCACTGGCGGCACAGGCGCAACCGGGGGCACAGGCGCAACCGGCGGCACAGGCGCAACCGGGGGCACAGGCGCAACCGGCGGCGGGGCTGGAACGGCCGGCAGTGGCGCAACGAGTGGTGGTGCCGCGGGCAGTGGCGCAACAGGTGGCAATGGTGGCGCGCAATTCGACGCCGGCAGCGCCGGAAGCGCGGGCACCCTCGATGGCGGCGGCGGCAGCTTCGCGGTGTCGGGAGACGAGGGCGGTTGCGGCTGCCGCGTGGTCCCGCGCCGTTCCTCCTCGGGGTTCGGACTCGCGGCGCTCGGGCTGCTGCTCGCCTTCGGACGACGGCGCCGCGCGCGGCGTTGATACCGTCTTGGGCAAGGCGGCGTCTGGCAGCGGGGGTGTCGCACCTTCAGCGTCGCCGAGTCGTGCAGGCAGCGTGAAGACTTCGTGGATTCGCGCGCGCCGCCTGGAATGCGCCGTCGCCCCGTGGCGTACTCGAAGCGGGATGAAGGAGCGACTCGATACTTTTCTGGCTTCGACTTGGCTGGCTTCGGC is from Polyangiaceae bacterium and encodes:
- a CDS encoding Calx-beta domain-containing protein, with the protein product MRGSSSAGAVLCALSVAVWIPACSDPGAPELSEPLDRVRQAAGVIHTVCPTGSPQGPCEYSSPAACAIGSTVADGDTCLVKGGTYYETVALSVSPLVLKADLSFRCDVGQKCVIDGEGVRDHAFYGYDGWLVEGFEIRGTRSHAVAAYAGAEPRGLRDCYVHDVGGRGITTLSGNTGKALTGIVERSVIENTWEHGIVCMAPNPAGPIIIKNNLVVNAGIGNGSGIQCGDDGVATHNTVDQRDRTQPWFSPSPYGIIAGTAQYNLVVGGNISIYPATASSENHAFAWGTSAYGNVAPGSGDTTGDPLFVGLEDRHLAVLSPAVSTALSSTETEDLDKAARPQGPQRDKGAFEYTSGYTAKTPEWPVREVVETLNDDSGPAMAYWPGAGPVVAWLSDNPLQLRFAQRQSDGTWRKETIYAPPQTYFNDYARRNPVVGIEPGTNIPIVAWVQNDNGQPVVHYARRVGNACGTGCASPQWSGCGAALSAGVGDDLSLNLEFAPDGRPAMAVWHRSASGCNNAGSYSVRYLKQSTGGGWSVAQVESTSPACNEMIPAGVDLSFSPTTGNAEFAFQRTTGNANNFDPAYSRGVLRIATQSGGGWSTASVPLGTDNATFGGTRSHVSIDHKGNGDLGVALSAVFGTNANDSGVGFIERKSGVWDSAMQLVRFSQAASNVVGVWMRYGSTGTPLVAFTADAALQLARRPDGLHWLSRYVDAQRENGVWPTLALTPSDGIVIAQQQVQPDKRIKLQATVDPGGIDPTYVDPTACDLCPADPNKVVPGQCGCGYAENPQISVSDVSASETVGVIEFTITLSSACGNALTVSYATANGTATAGSDYTAKSGQVQFTPGSTEVKVQVTVNDDSTYEPSETLLLDASSPSIGSIADGSGVGTILNDDPECTTGADCNDNDVCTTDTCVNTTCQNVPISNCGDAGSDAGSDAGSDASTGGTGATGGTGATGGTGATGGTGATGGGAGTAGSGATSGGAAGSGATGGNGGAQFDAGSAGSAGTLDGGGGSFAVSGDEGGCGCRVVPRRSSSGFGLAALGLLLAFGRRRRARR